One Streptomyces sp. B21-105 genomic region harbors:
- a CDS encoding helix-turn-helix domain-containing protein, with amino-acid sequence MVRTPLTPEEHERGERLGRLLREARGGRSMAEIAASAGISAETLRKIETGRAPTPAFFTVAALSRVLGLSMDELAGLCSPAVV; translated from the coding sequence ATGGTGCGTACCCCCCTCACCCCTGAAGAGCACGAGCGCGGCGAGCGGCTCGGCCGGCTGCTGCGCGAGGCGCGCGGCGGCCGGAGCATGGCCGAGATCGCGGCGAGCGCGGGAATCTCCGCCGAGACCCTCCGCAAGATCGAGACCGGCCGCGCGCCCACCCCGGCGTTCTTCACCGTCGCCGCGCTTTCCCGCGTGCTCGGCCTGTCGATGGACGAGCTCGCCGGGCTGTGCTCACCGGCGGTCGTGTGA
- a CDS encoding nitrilase-related carbon-nitrogen hydrolase, with product MANVVRAALVQATWTGDTESMVAKHEEHAREAARRGAKIIGFQEVFNAPYFCQVQEPEHYRWAEPVPDGPTVRRMQDLARETGMVIVVPVFEVEQSGFYYNTAAVIDADGSYLGKYRKHHIPQVKGFWEKYYFRPGNIGWPVFETAVGRVGVYICYDRHFPEGWRQLGLGGAQLVYNPSATHRGLSAHLWQLEQPAAAVANEYFVAAINRVGVEEYGDNDFYGTSYFVDPRGKFVGDVASDKDEELVVRDLDFDLVEEVRQQWAFYRDRRPDAYEGLVQP from the coding sequence ATGGCCAACGTCGTACGTGCCGCACTGGTCCAGGCCACCTGGACCGGCGACACCGAGTCCATGGTGGCGAAACACGAGGAGCACGCCCGTGAGGCGGCCCGCCGGGGCGCGAAGATCATCGGGTTCCAGGAGGTGTTCAACGCCCCCTACTTCTGCCAGGTCCAGGAACCGGAGCACTACCGCTGGGCGGAGCCGGTCCCGGACGGACCGACCGTGCGCCGTATGCAGGACCTGGCCCGAGAGACGGGCATGGTGATCGTCGTGCCGGTCTTCGAGGTCGAGCAGTCCGGTTTCTACTACAACACCGCCGCCGTGATCGACGCCGACGGCTCCTACCTCGGCAAGTACCGCAAGCACCACATCCCGCAGGTGAAGGGTTTCTGGGAGAAGTACTACTTCCGGCCGGGAAACATCGGCTGGCCCGTTTTCGAAACGGCAGTCGGCCGGGTCGGCGTGTACATCTGTTACGACCGCCATTTCCCCGAGGGCTGGCGGCAGCTGGGCCTGGGGGGCGCGCAGCTGGTCTACAACCCGTCCGCCACCCACCGCGGCCTCTCCGCCCACCTGTGGCAGCTGGAGCAGCCCGCGGCCGCCGTAGCCAACGAGTACTTCGTCGCCGCGATCAACCGGGTCGGCGTCGAGGAGTACGGGGACAACGACTTCTACGGGACGTCGTACTTCGTCGACCCGCGCGGCAAGTTCGTCGGCGACGTCGCGAGCGACAAGGACGAGGAACTCGTGGTGCGCGACCTCGACTTCGACCTCGTCGAGGAGGTCCGGCAG